The following proteins are co-located in the Apium graveolens cultivar Ventura chromosome 5, ASM990537v1, whole genome shotgun sequence genome:
- the LOC141724080 gene encoding CAAX prenyl protease 1 homolog has product MAFPYMEAVVGFMILMYVFESYLDLRQHSALKLPSLPKTLEGVISQEKFEKSRAYSIDKSNFHFVHEFVTIIMDSAILFFGLLPWFWKRSEFFLLLVGLNAENEILHTLSFLAGFMIWSQITDLPFSLYSTFVIEARHGFNKQTIWLFVRDMMKGIALSVIIGPPIVAAIIVIVQKGGPYLAIYLWGFMLVLSLVMMTIYPVLIAPLFNKFTPLPEGELRTKIENLASSLKFPLKKLFVVDGSTRSSHSNAYMYGFFKNKRIVLYDTLIQQCKNEEIVAVIAHELGHWKLNHTMFTFIAVQILSFSQFGGYTLVRNSKELFGSFGFDTQPVLIGLILFQHTVIPLQRIVSFVLNLVSRAFEFQADDFAKKLGYSKPLRAALVKLQEENLSAMNTDPWYSAYHYSHPPLVERLAAIDELDKKED; this is encoded by the exons ATGGCGTTTCCGTACATGGAAGCTGTTGTTG gGTTTATGATATTGATGTATGTCTTTGAGAGTTACCTCGATCTGAGGCAACATTCTGCCCTTAAACTACCATCACTTCCAAAAACTTTGGAAGGTGTCATTAGCCAAGAAAAGTTTGAAAAGTCAAGAGCCTATAGTATTGATAAGAG CAACTTCCATTTTGTTCACGAGTTTGTGACTATAATAATGGACTCTGCAATTTTGTTCTTTGGATTGTTGCCCTGGTTTTGGAAG AGATCGGAATTTTTTTTGCTTTTGGTTGGCTTGAACGCAGAAAATGAAATACTGCACACTCTTTCGTTTTTGGCTGGTTTTATGATTTGGTCACAG ATTACTGATTTACCATTTTCATTGTATTCAACGTTCGTGATTGAGGCCCGCCATGGTTTTAACAAA CAAACAATATGGTTATTCGTTAGGGATATGATGAAAGGAATTGCCCTATCTGTCATAATTGGGCCACCTATTGTAGCTGCGATCATCGTAATAGTACAG AAAGGAGGCCCTTACCTGGCCATATATCTATGGGGATTCATGCTTGTTTTATCTCTTGTTATGATGACTATATACCCAGTTCTTATAGCCCCACTTTTTAACAAATTCACGCCT CTTCCAGAAGGAGAGCTAAGGACGAAAATCGAGAACCTTGCATCTTCTCTCAAGTTCCCCCTAAAGAAGCTGTTTGTAGTTGACGGATCTACTCGATCAAGCCACAGCAAT GCGTATATGTATGGATTCTTTAAGAACAAGAGGATCGTCCTTTATGATACATTGATCCAGCAG TGCAAAAATGAGGAAATTGTTGCTGTTATCGCCCATGAACTGGGTCATTGGAAGCTTAATCACACCATGTTTACATTCATTGCTGTTCAG ATACTCTCTTTCTCACAATTTGGAGGATATACACTGGTTAGAAACTCAAAGGAACTGTTCGGGAGCTTTGGATTTGATACACAGCCAGTCCTTATTGGACTCATTCTTTTCCAG CACACAGTGATACCTCTCCAGCGTATTGTAAGCTTTGTACTAAATCTTGTCAGCCGAGCTTTTGAATTTCAG GCTGATGATTTTGCTAAGAAGCTCGGGTACTCTAAACCTCTTCGAGCTGCTCTTGTGAAACTACAG GAAGAGAACTTGTCAGCTATGAACACAGATCCCTGGTACTCAGCGTATCATTACTCTCATCCACCCCTGGTTGAAAGGTTGGCCGCAATCGATGAGCTCGACAAGAAGGAAGACTGA